In Phycisphaerales bacterium AB-hyl4, the genomic window ATGAAGCCAAAAAAAGAGGCCCGGTATGGGACTAGCCCACACCGAGCCCTTCCGGGGGCAAAAGAGGTTCAACAAGCATAATGGTAACTAAGCTTTCCGCGATCGCAAGGGGTGATCGCCACCTCCAGTAATTTTTCATCTACCATCTCACTGTGTCAGGGGGACTGAAGTCAGATCTTTCAAGTGGACCATTTGCACTTAAGAAAGTGGACCCATGAGCGACAAGAAGACGATCGGAATCGGTTTCATCGGTGCCGGCGGCATTGCACGCAGCCAACACCTGCCTCGCTTGCGCGAAATGGACGACGCGGCGGTGCGGGTGGTGTGCAATCGCAGCGAAGCCAGTTCGCGACAGGTGGCGGAGGAATATGACATCCCCGACATTGAAACTGACTGGCAGCGACTGATCGAACGCGATGATATTGACGCCGTGTTTATCGGGACGTGGCCTTGCACGCATAAGGCGATGTCAATAGCGGCACTGGAAGCGGGCAAGCATGTGTTCTGCCAGTCGCGGATGGCGATGGACCTGGCCGAGGCGAAGGCGATGGTCCAGGCGGCCGAGCGTCATGCCGGCCAGGTGGCGATGCTTTGCCCGCCGCCGCACCGCATGCCGTGGGAGCCTTACGTTCGGCAGGTGATCGACCGCGGCGAATTGGGTGAGCTGCGCGAGGTTCGGCTGGTTTCGGTTAGTGGTGCGAACCTTGGTGACTTGTCATGGCGTGAACGTGTGGAGTTGTCCGGCCGCCAGATGCTTCAGGTCGGCATCTGGGCTGAAACGCTGCACGCGTGGGTGGGCGAGTACGCCTCGTTGCACGCCCGTCTTGCCACGCCGATCGCCACCAAACGCGACGCGGCCGGCCAGACGTATGACATTCAGATCCCCCAGTCCGTGCTCATCCACGGCCGACTGACCAACGGCGCCGCCATCAGCGAGCACCACTCCGGCCTCTCGCCACACGAGAACATGAACTTCGTCAGCATCTACGGCTCAAAGGGTACGCTGCGCGTCGACGCCATGAAGTCGATCCAGTTCGCCCCCCTCGGCCAACCGCTTGCGCCTGTCGACGTGCCTGCCGAGCTTCAGCGGCCGTGGCGGGCAGAGCGTGATTTTCTTGACGCCGTGCACGCCACCCGGCAGGGCGAGTCGTGGCAGGTCAGCCCGGACTTTCACGAAGGCTTGCGTTATATGGCCAAGGTCGAAGCGCTGCACCGTTCGCACGACACGGACCAGGCCATCGCGCCTACCGATCTGGTCTGACGCGGCTTGAATGTGAAACATGAAAAGCCCCTCGCCGTCGATGACGGGAGGGGCTTTTTGATTGGAATCGTCAGTGCGACGGTAGGGCGGTTTACTCCGGCCGGGATTCGCCGCGGACCGAGTCGATGTCGCTGAGGGTTGTGGCCGCGTCGGTCTTGGGGATCACGACGGCGGCGAAGGGGTAGGTGAGCGCTTGCGTGGCGGCCTGATCTTCGCCGGGCTGGTTGGCCGTGCCTTGGACGTAGAGCACTTCGCCGACCTGCTGGACGCCGCTGATGTGGGCCCAGTAGCCGCCGGAGGGCTGTTCGCCGAGGGCGAAGACGATGACGTCGTACTCGGAGAAGTTGACTTCGAGGTTGCTGAGTTCTTCAACGCCGAGTTCGTCGAGCGCGTTGCGATCCTGAATCAGTCTGATGGTTGGTTCGTCAAGTGCCGAGTCATTGCCATGCACTTGCTCAACCACGGGCACGGCCCGGGCGCCTTGGAAGGCCTCACCGCCGGGGATGTCGGTGCGGTCGTTGTTCCCGCCGCAGCCGACCATCAAGGCGAGCATCAGCAGGGGCAGTCCGATTGAAGCGAAACGGTTGAGCATGTGAAATCTCCAATGTTGGCACGGGCAAGGTGGTGGTCGATTGACAGTGGGCAATATAACGCAAACTGCGGCCAAGGTCAGTTTCACTCTCCGCCGGGCGGGCTCAAAGCACCTTTTTTCGCAGGATCATGCCTTGGAACTGGCGTCCCTCTTCACGATATTTGCGTTCGAAATTCGTGCCCACCAGTTCGCCTTCGCCCGCGGAGGCGGGACGCTCAAAGGGCAGGCGGTCGAAGTGATCGGCAACCTTCGCCGCGTGCTCCTCCATCCATTCGAAGTAGTCGGCGTGATCGGTCGCCAGCCTCACCTGCCCCGCTTCGGTGTCGTCGGCACGCGGGTCGGCGAGGATGCGGTGCAACTCCAGCAGGAAGGGGGCCTGCACGAGTCGGCGTTTGTTGTGGCGTTTCTTCGGCCAGGGGTCGGGGAAGTAAATGTGCACCTGGCGGATCGAGCGGTCGGCGATGAGGTTCCGCACGAACGCGCCGGCCTCGGTGTGCACCAGCCGAACGTTTGTGATGTTGTTGCGACGAACGCGGTCGGCGGCGTGCCGCCAGAAGGCGCGGGCATATTCGAGCCCAACGTAGTTGATGTTCGGCGTCTGCACGGCCTGCTGGACGAGGAACGTGCCTTTGCCCGAGCCGATCTCCAGGTCGAGGGGGTGGTCGGCCCGGTCGTCGTCGGCGAACCAGGCGCTCAGGTCGATCGGGCCCGCGTCCCAGGCGGGCAGGCTGTCGCGGTCGATGCCGAATCGGCCGACGTCAAGCGATCGGCCATGTGATGAAAGCGATGCACTCATAGCCGAAGAGTGTAGCGACGGAACCCGAGTTTGGCCCGCCCGCGGCAAGCGCTTTTGCTATCCTCCCGCCATGGCTACCGTCAACGTCACACTCCCGCATCACCGTTACGAAGTCCGCATCGAGCCGGGCTCGCTCGTTCGCCTCGGCTTGCTCGTCCGCGAGGCATCGCCGCACGATCGCGCAGCCCTAGTTGTCGATGAGCAGATCGCCAGCAGCCACGGCCGGGTCGCCGCCCGCTCGCTCTCGGCGGCTGACTATGACACGCAGGTCGCCAACATGCCGACCGGCGAAAAACATAAGACGCTCGGCACGGTTCGCGGCCTCTACGAAGTGCTGCTCAACGCCAGGCTCGAACGCAAGAGCCCGGTCGTCGCGCTAGGCGGCGGGATCACGGGCGATACCGCCGGCTTCGTCGCGGCGACATATCTGCGCGGTGTGCCGCTGGTGCAATGCCCCACGACGCTGCTGGCCATGGTCGACGCGTCGGTCGGCGGCAAGGTCGGCGTGAATGTGCCGCAAGGTAAAAACCTCATCGGTGCATTTCATCAGCCGACGCTGGTGGTGATTGACCCCGACACGCTGCGCACGCTGCCGGAGCGGGAGCTGCGCTGTGGGCTCGCCGAGTGCGTGAAACATGCGGTGATTCGTGACGAGGCCCTGTTCGACTGGCTGGAAGACCGCCGTGACGACATCCTCAAACTCGACAGCGACACGATGACAACCCTGGTCGAACGGAACGTGGCGATCAAGGCGGCGGTGGTGATGGAAGATGAGAAGGAGGCCGGCGTGCGGGCGCACCTGAACTTCGGGCACACGTTCGCCCACGCGATCGAGGCGGGGACGGAATATGGCACATACCACCACGGCGAAGCAGTAAGCCTGGGCATGGTGGCGGCGACTCGGCTGGCGGTTGATCGCGGGCTTTGCCGAGCGGGTGTGCTCGATCGACTGGTGACGCTGCTGGAGGCGGTGGGTCTGCCGACGTCGGCGGAAGACTTGCCCGCAGCGGAAAAACTGCTCGATTTGATGCGGTCGGACAAGAAGGTGGCCGACGGGCGTATTCGCCTGGTGCTGCCGACGCGGTTGGGCGAGGTTGTCATCGTGAACGACGCGCCGGATGAGGCGATCGCGGCCGCGTGGGGGGCGTTAAGTGAAAAGCCCACGGATTGAATCCGTGGGCTTCGGGGGTTGCTCTGATTTGGTGGGAGGGTGTTTTACTCGGTGATCCACGCACCGACGGTCTGTTCGTAGGTGTGGATTTCGTCCTTGGTGAAGAACAGTTCGAGCTCGCGTTTGGCGGACTTGGCGCTGTCCGAGCCGTGGACGAGGTTGTAGCCCTTGCTCAGGCCGAAGTCGCCGCGGATCGTGCCGGGGTCGGCTTCGATGCCATTGGTCTTGCCCAGCAGCCGACGGCAAACTTCAATCGCCTCGTCGCCGCGGATGGCGAGCACGAGCACGGGGTTGCTCGTCATGAACTTGACCAGCCCGGCGTAGAACGGCTTGCCCTCGTGCTCGGCGTAATGCTTGCCGGCGAGGTCCTCGGTGATGCGCATCAGCTTCGCGCCGACGACTTGAAGGCCTTTGTCTTCGAAGCGGGCGATGATGCGCCCCATCAACTGCCGCTGCACCGCATCCGGCTTGAGAATGATCAACGTCGTCTCAACCATCGCTATCGCTACCTCTCGTTCAGGGTTGCCGGGCGGTTTGCAGTGCCCGAGGGTTCAGTCCGTTTCCGACCCACGGCCGGGGCGGTGTTATCTCCGATACCCGCGCCGGCTGCAACCTTGGACGTCAGAAAGGGGGAGTTCCAATTTGCCAGAAAAAGCGTAAAAACCGCCAGTTGGCGAGATCCAAGCATCTACATGATCAAGCTGACCTTAGCGCATTTCACCGACGAAACCCGCCGTGACCGCCCGGAAGCGATACGAGAAACGCGGGTTGGCTGGTTCTACGATTCGCACCAAAGAGGGCAACAAATCATGCGAAAGATTCAAAACACTCAAGATTATTCGGGACGGACCCTCAGTCGAGGCGAAACCGTCAGCACCCTCAATGGTTATCTCACGGCCCGCATCTGCGACATCGCCGCCGACGACGGTGCGACGTTCGTGCGCCTGCGGCCGTTGCATCAGCCCTATGGCCCGGGCACGTGGCACGCCGCCGACCGGGTGGTCTGGGTTGCCGCGGCCTCGCGTCGACGTCGGCGTCGCAAGTCCCGCGCCGCCGCCGAGGCCTCGACCGCTGAGCCCGTGGCCAGTGGCAGCGTTGCCGAGTGAACGGTGGCACGGCCTTCGTGAGGCCAACTTACCGACATTGCCTAGCTTGCCCCAGGGGTGCAAGCGGGCGCTCTCGGCTGGGCAGGGGGTCGGACTTTAGTTTTTCCGAAAAAATTTTCGCACGGGGTCGATTCAAGGGGTATGATGGCGAGCGATCTACTTAACCGCCAGGGACGGCGGCGATCGTCGAAAGCCCCTTTGTGATGGGGTTCGAAGAGAGTCGTTCCTTTTTGTGTGGTCGGAGGGATCAGTATGAGACGCGCTCAGCGGCCTGCCGTTTTCGGCATGCCAGGCATTTTCTTGATCGGTTCTGTAACGGTGCTGGGTATGTCGGCACTGGCGTGGGGGCTATGGGCGGCGGAAGACCGCGTCGGGTCGCCGGGGTTGATGTCGATTGAGTCGCGGC contains:
- a CDS encoding Gfo/Idh/MocA family protein; its protein translation is MSDKKTIGIGFIGAGGIARSQHLPRLREMDDAAVRVVCNRSEASSRQVAEEYDIPDIETDWQRLIERDDIDAVFIGTWPCTHKAMSIAALEAGKHVFCQSRMAMDLAEAKAMVQAAERHAGQVAMLCPPPHRMPWEPYVRQVIDRGELGELREVRLVSVSGANLGDLSWRERVELSGRQMLQVGIWAETLHAWVGEYASLHARLATPIATKRDAAGQTYDIQIPQSVLIHGRLTNGAAISEHHSGLSPHENMNFVSIYGSKGTLRVDAMKSIQFAPLGQPLAPVDVPAELQRPWRAERDFLDAVHATRQGESWQVSPDFHEGLRYMAKVEALHRSHDTDQAIAPTDLV
- a CDS encoding protease complex subunit PrcB family protein, coding for MLNRFASIGLPLLMLALMVGCGGNNDRTDIPGGEAFQGARAVPVVEQVHGNDSALDEPTIRLIQDRNALDELGVEELSNLEVNFSEYDVIVFALGEQPSGGYWAHISGVQQVGEVLYVQGTANQPGEDQAATQALTYPFAAVVIPKTDAATTLSDIDSVRGESRPE
- the trmB gene encoding tRNA (guanosine(46)-N7)-methyltransferase TrmB, yielding MSASLSSHGRSLDVGRFGIDRDSLPAWDAGPIDLSAWFADDDRADHPLDLEIGSGKGTFLVQQAVQTPNINYVGLEYARAFWRHAADRVRRNNITNVRLVHTEAGAFVRNLIADRSIRQVHIYFPDPWPKKRHNKRRLVQAPFLLELHRILADPRADDTEAGQVRLATDHADYFEWMEEHAAKVADHFDRLPFERPASAGEGELVGTNFERKYREEGRQFQGMILRKKVL
- the aroB gene encoding 3-dehydroquinate synthase is translated as MATVNVTLPHHRYEVRIEPGSLVRLGLLVREASPHDRAALVVDEQIASSHGRVAARSLSAADYDTQVANMPTGEKHKTLGTVRGLYEVLLNARLERKSPVVALGGGITGDTAGFVAATYLRGVPLVQCPTTLLAMVDASVGGKVGVNVPQGKNLIGAFHQPTLVVIDPDTLRTLPERELRCGLAECVKHAVIRDEALFDWLEDRRDDILKLDSDTMTTLVERNVAIKAAVVMEDEKEAGVRAHLNFGHTFAHAIEAGTEYGTYHHGEAVSLGMVAATRLAVDRGLCRAGVLDRLVTLLEAVGLPTSAEDLPAAEKLLDLMRSDKKVADGRIRLVLPTRLGEVVIVNDAPDEAIAAAWGALSEKPTD
- the ndk gene encoding nucleoside-diphosphate kinase — its product is MVETTLIILKPDAVQRQLMGRIIARFEDKGLQVVGAKLMRITEDLAGKHYAEHEGKPFYAGLVKFMTSNPVLVLAIRGDEAIEVCRRLLGKTNGIEADPGTIRGDFGLSKGYNLVHGSDSAKSAKRELELFFTKDEIHTYEQTVGAWITE